One window of the Pseudomonas knackmussii B13 genome contains the following:
- a CDS encoding aldehyde dehydrogenase, whose amino-acid sequence MGNLTRADWEARAQNLKIEGRAFLDGQYVDAADGKTFDCLSPVDGRFLAKVASCDAADAERAVQVARATFESGVWSRMAPVKRKKVMIRFSELMLEHAEELALLETLDMGKPISDALNIDVSGAANSIRWSAEAIDKIYDEVAATPHNELGLVTREPVGVVAAIVPWNFPLLMSCWKLGPALTTGNSVILKPSEKSPLTAIRVAQLAIEAGIPKGVFNVLPGFGHTVGKALALHMDVDTLVFTGSTKIAKQLMVYAGESNMKRVWLEAGGKSPNIVFADAPDLKAAAESAASAIAFNQGEVCTAGSRLLVEKSIKAEFLPLVIEALKAWKPGNPLDPETTVGALVDTTQMNNVLGYIQAGHDDGAKLVAGGKRTLEETGGTYVEPTIFDGVTNAMRIAREEIFGPVLSVIEFEDAEEAVRIANDTPYGLAAAVWTSNLSKAHLVGKALRAGSVWINQYDGGDMTAPFGGFKQSGNGRDKSLHAFDKYTELKATWIKL is encoded by the coding sequence ATGGGTAACCTCACTCGCGCCGATTGGGAAGCTCGCGCCCAGAACCTGAAGATCGAAGGCCGCGCCTTCCTCGACGGCCAGTACGTCGATGCCGCCGACGGCAAGACCTTCGACTGCCTGAGCCCGGTGGATGGCCGCTTCCTGGCCAAGGTCGCCAGCTGCGACGCCGCCGACGCCGAACGCGCCGTACAGGTTGCCCGTGCCACCTTCGAATCTGGCGTCTGGTCGCGCATGGCGCCGGTCAAGCGCAAGAAAGTCATGATCCGTTTCTCCGAGCTGATGCTCGAGCACGCCGAAGAACTGGCGCTGCTGGAAACCCTGGACATGGGCAAGCCGATCAGCGACGCGCTGAACATCGACGTCTCCGGTGCCGCCAACAGCATCCGCTGGAGCGCCGAAGCGATCGACAAGATCTACGACGAAGTCGCCGCCACTCCGCACAACGAACTGGGTCTGGTCACCCGCGAGCCGGTCGGCGTGGTTGCTGCCATCGTGCCGTGGAACTTCCCCCTGCTGATGTCCTGCTGGAAGCTCGGCCCGGCGCTGACCACCGGTAACTCGGTGATCCTCAAGCCGTCCGAGAAGTCGCCGCTGACCGCCATCCGCGTTGCTCAGCTGGCCATCGAGGCCGGCATCCCGAAAGGCGTGTTCAACGTCCTGCCGGGCTTCGGCCACACCGTCGGCAAGGCCCTGGCCCTGCACATGGATGTCGACACCCTGGTGTTCACCGGTTCGACCAAGATCGCCAAGCAGCTGATGGTCTATGCGGGCGAGTCGAACATGAAGCGCGTCTGGCTGGAAGCCGGCGGTAAGAGCCCGAACATCGTCTTCGCTGACGCCCCGGATCTGAAAGCTGCTGCCGAATCCGCCGCCAGCGCCATCGCCTTCAACCAGGGCGAAGTCTGCACCGCCGGTTCCCGCCTGCTGGTGGAGAAATCCATCAAGGCCGAGTTCCTGCCGCTGGTGATCGAAGCGCTGAAGGCCTGGAAACCGGGCAATCCGCTGGACCCGGAAACCACCGTCGGTGCGCTGGTCGACACCACCCAGATGAACAACGTCCTGGGCTACATCCAGGCTGGCCACGACGACGGCGCCAAGCTGGTTGCCGGCGGCAAGCGCACTCTGGAAGAGACCGGTGGCACCTATGTCGAGCCGACCATCTTCGACGGCGTGACCAACGCCATGCGTATCGCCCGTGAAGAAATCTTCGGGCCGGTCCTGTCGGTGATCGAGTTCGAAGACGCCGAAGAAGCCGTGCGCATCGCCAACGACACCCCGTACGGCCTGGCCGCTGCGGTGTGGACCAGCAACCTGTCGAAAGCGCACCTGGTCGGCAAGGCCCTGCGCGCCGGCAGCGTGTGGATCAACCAGTACGACGGCGGCGACATGACCGCTCCGTTCGGTGGCTTCAAGCAGTCGGGCAACGGCCGTGACAAGTCGCTGCACGCCTTCGACAAGTACACTGAGCTGAAAGCTACCTGGATCAAGCTGTAA
- a CDS encoding cupin domain-containing protein: protein MNIEQIVDFAQAGTEAEHYRPAPEKILKGDPAQSVRNHYGSPCGQFNVGIWEGDIGQWTINYTEHEYCEILQGVSVIRDSNGGAKTVRAGDRFVIPAGLKGTWEVIEPCRKVYVMFEQKA from the coding sequence ATGAACATCGAGCAGATCGTCGACTTCGCCCAGGCAGGCACCGAGGCCGAGCACTACCGCCCCGCCCCGGAGAAGATCCTCAAGGGCGACCCGGCGCAAAGCGTGCGCAACCACTACGGCAGCCCGTGTGGCCAGTTCAACGTGGGCATCTGGGAAGGCGACATCGGCCAGTGGACCATCAACTACACCGAGCACGAGTATTGCGAGATCCTCCAGGGCGTCTCGGTGATCCGCGACAGCAACGGCGGCGCCAAGACTGTGCGCGCCGGCGACCGCTTCGTCATCCCGGCCGGCCTGAAGGGCACCTGGGAAGTGATCGAGCCGTGCCGCAAGGTCTACGTGATGTTCGAGCAGAAGGCCTGA
- the rpmB gene encoding 50S ribosomal protein L28 — MSRVCQVTGKGPVTGNNISHAHNKTRRRFLPNLQHHRFWVESEKRFVRLRVSAKGMRIIDKRGIEAVLNDLRARGEKF; from the coding sequence ATGTCGAGAGTTTGCCAAGTGACCGGTAAGGGTCCGGTTACTGGGAATAACATTTCCCACGCACACAACAAAACCCGTCGCCGTTTCCTGCCGAACCTGCAGCATCACCGTTTCTGGGTCGAGTCCGAGAAGCGTTTCGTGCGTCTGCGCGTTTCCGCTAAAGGCATGCGTATCATCGACAAGCGTGGTATCGAGGCCGTTCTGAACGACCTGCGCGCCCGCGGCGAAAAATTCTAA
- a CDS encoding ABC transporter substrate-binding protein has translation MRLLPLALLLAPALAGASTLSVCTEASPDGFDVVQFNALTTTNASADVLMNRLVEFDASQAKVVPSLAQSWTVSADGLTYDFRLREGVKFHSTDYFKPSRALDADDVLFSFQRMLDPANPWHKVAQSGFPHAQSMQLPSLIKGLEKVGEHQVRFTLSHPDATFLAMLSMGFASIYSAEYADQLMKAGTPEKLNSQPIGSGPFVLRSFQKDAVIRYAANSDYFGGKPAVDNLLFAITPDANVRLQRLKRGECQIALSPKPLDVEEAAKDPALRIERTPAFMTAFVALNTQHPPLDKPEVRQAINLAFDRQSYLKSVFGDSATPATGVYPPNTWSYAKDISAYPHDLDKARQLLTQAGLKDGFKTTIWTRPSGSLLNPNPSVGAQVLQADLAKVGIQAQIQVIEWGELIRRAKAGEHDLLFMGWAGDNGDPDNFLTPQFSCASVKSGLNFARFCDAKLDGLISQGKALSEQEKRSALYEDAQRIIHDQALWLPLAHPTATTLLRKEVKGYAVSPFGRQDFSKVSF, from the coding sequence ATGCGTCTGCTTCCCCTCGCCCTCCTTCTTGCCCCCGCCCTGGCCGGCGCCAGCACGCTCAGCGTGTGCACCGAAGCCAGTCCGGACGGGTTCGACGTGGTCCAGTTCAACGCCCTGACCACCACCAACGCCTCGGCCGACGTGCTGATGAACCGCCTGGTGGAGTTCGACGCGAGCCAGGCCAAAGTCGTGCCGAGCCTGGCGCAGAGCTGGACGGTTTCGGCGGACGGCCTGACCTATGACTTCCGGCTGCGCGAAGGCGTGAAGTTCCACAGCACCGACTACTTCAAGCCCAGCCGTGCGCTGGACGCCGACGACGTGCTGTTCAGCTTCCAGCGCATGCTCGATCCGGCCAACCCCTGGCACAAGGTGGCGCAGAGCGGCTTCCCCCATGCCCAGTCGATGCAGCTGCCGAGCCTGATAAAAGGCCTCGAGAAGGTCGGCGAGCACCAGGTGCGCTTCACCCTCAGCCACCCCGACGCCACCTTCCTGGCGATGCTCAGCATGGGCTTCGCCTCCATTTATTCTGCGGAGTACGCCGATCAGCTGATGAAGGCCGGCACCCCGGAGAAGCTCAACAGCCAGCCGATCGGCAGCGGACCCTTCGTCCTGCGCAGTTTCCAGAAAGATGCCGTGATCCGTTACGCGGCCAACTCCGACTATTTTGGCGGCAAGCCGGCTGTGGATAACCTGCTGTTCGCCATCACCCCGGACGCCAACGTGCGCCTGCAGCGCCTCAAACGCGGCGAGTGCCAGATCGCCCTGTCTCCAAAACCGCTGGATGTCGAGGAAGCAGCCAAGGACCCGGCCCTGCGCATCGAGCGCACGCCTGCCTTCATGACCGCCTTCGTCGCCCTAAATACCCAACACCCGCCCCTGGACAAGCCCGAAGTACGCCAGGCGATCAACCTCGCCTTCGATCGCCAGAGCTACCTGAAGTCGGTATTTGGCGACAGCGCCACGCCGGCCACGGGCGTCTACCCGCCGAACACCTGGAGCTACGCGAAGGACATCTCGGCCTACCCGCATGATCTGGACAAAGCCCGCCAACTGCTCACCCAGGCGGGCCTGAAGGACGGGTTCAAGACCACCATCTGGACCCGCCCCAGCGGCAGCCTGCTAAACCCCAACCCCAGCGTGGGGGCTCAAGTGCTACAGGCCGACCTGGCCAAAGTCGGCATCCAGGCACAGATCCAGGTCATCGAATGGGGGGAGCTGATCCGCCGCGCCAAGGCCGGCGAGCACGACCTGCTGTTCATGGGCTGGGCAGGCGACAACGGTGATCCGGACAACTTCCTGACTCCGCAATTCTCCTGCGCCAGCGTGAAGTCCGGACTGAATTTCGCGCGCTTCTGCGATGCCAAGCTGGACGGCCTGATCAGCCAGGGCAAGGCGCTGAGCGAGCAGGAAAAGCGCAGCGCCCTCTACGAGGACGCCCAGCGCATCATCCACGACCAGGCGCTGTGGCTGCCGCTGGCGCACCCCACGGCGACCACGCTGCTGCGCAAAGAGGTCAAGGGTTACGCGGTGAGCCCCTTCGGTCGCCAGGACTTCTCCAAGGTCAGCTTCTAA
- the coaBC gene encoding bifunctional phosphopantothenoylcysteine decarboxylase/phosphopantothenate--cysteine ligase CoaBC, translating to MQRLFRKRIVLGVGGGIAAYKSAELVRRLRDQGAEVRVVMTQGGREFITPLTLQALSGHPVHLDLLDPAAEAAMGHIELARWADLVLIAPATADVMARLAQGVANDLLTTLVLATDAQIALAPAMNQAMWRDPATQSNAELLRGRGFHFFGPAAGSQACGDVGPGRMLEAEELAQRAADCFQVLDLTGQHVLITAGPTQENIDPVRYITNHSSGKMGFALAEAAAEAGARVTLVTGPVHLPTPDRVTRVDVVSARDMLAACEAAMPADVLIAAAAVADYRPEVVASQKLKKDPTKGDGLLLQLVRNPDILATLAQRADRPFSVGFAAETENLLEYASRKLKDKNLDLIVANDVANPSIGFNSEENAITVIDRELHENAFAQTSKGKIARQLIAFIADRLKRH from the coding sequence ATGCAGCGGCTCTTTCGTAAACGCATCGTCCTTGGCGTAGGTGGCGGTATCGCGGCCTACAAGAGCGCCGAACTGGTCCGCCGTCTGCGCGACCAGGGCGCCGAAGTCCGCGTGGTGATGACCCAGGGCGGCCGTGAATTCATCACCCCGCTGACCCTCCAGGCGCTGTCCGGCCACCCGGTGCACCTGGACCTGCTCGACCCCGCCGCCGAAGCGGCCATGGGCCACATCGAACTGGCCCGTTGGGCCGATCTGGTGCTGATCGCCCCGGCTACGGCCGACGTCATGGCACGCCTCGCCCAGGGCGTGGCCAACGACCTGCTGACCACCCTGGTGCTGGCCACCGACGCGCAGATCGCCCTCGCTCCGGCGATGAACCAGGCCATGTGGCGCGACCCGGCGACCCAGAGCAACGCCGAGCTGCTGCGCGGCCGCGGTTTCCACTTCTTCGGCCCTGCCGCCGGCAGCCAGGCCTGCGGCGACGTCGGCCCCGGACGCATGCTCGAAGCCGAAGAGCTGGCGCAGCGCGCCGCCGATTGCTTCCAGGTCCTCGACCTGACCGGCCAGCACGTGCTGATCACCGCCGGCCCGACCCAGGAAAACATCGACCCGGTGCGCTACATCACCAACCACAGCTCCGGAAAGATGGGCTTCGCCCTCGCCGAGGCCGCCGCCGAAGCCGGCGCGCGCGTGACCCTGGTGACCGGCCCGGTGCATCTGCCCACACCCGACCGGGTGACCCGCGTCGACGTGGTCAGCGCCCGCGACATGCTGGCTGCCTGCGAAGCGGCGATGCCGGCGGACGTGCTGATCGCCGCCGCCGCGGTAGCCGACTACCGCCCGGAAGTCGTGGCTTCGCAAAAGCTGAAGAAAGACCCGACCAAGGGCGACGGCCTGCTCCTGCAGCTGGTGCGCAATCCGGACATCCTCGCCACCCTGGCGCAGCGCGCCGACCGACCGTTCAGCGTCGGCTTCGCCGCCGAGACCGAGAACCTGCTGGAATATGCCTCGCGCAAGCTGAAGGACAAGAACCTCGATCTGATCGTGGCCAACGACGTGGCCAACCCCTCGATCGGATTCAACAGCGAAGAGAACGCGATCACCGTGATCGACCGCGAATTGCACGAAAATGCCTTCGCCCAGACCAGCAAGGGCAAGATCGCCCGCCAGCTGATCGCCTTCATCGCCGACCGCCTGAAACGACACTGA
- the dut gene encoding dUTP diphosphatase: MHSLQAKILDPRLGTEFPVPQYATPGSAGLDLRAMLKEDTVLEPGQTLLIPTGLSIYIADPGLAALVLPRSGLGHKHGVVLGNLVGLIDSDYQGELMVSCWNRGQTPFTIAIGERIAQLVLVPVVQAHFELVESFDESQRGAGGFGHSGSH, from the coding sequence ATGCATTCCCTGCAAGCCAAGATCCTCGACCCGCGCCTGGGCACTGAATTCCCCGTCCCGCAATACGCCACGCCTGGCTCCGCCGGCCTCGACTTGCGCGCCATGCTCAAGGAAGACACCGTCCTCGAGCCGGGCCAGACCCTGCTGATCCCCACCGGCTTGTCGATCTACATCGCCGATCCGGGCCTCGCTGCTCTGGTGCTGCCGCGTTCGGGCCTGGGCCATAAGCACGGCGTTGTGCTGGGTAACCTGGTCGGGCTGATTGACTCGGACTACCAGGGCGAGCTGATGGTTTCCTGCTGGAACCGCGGCCAAACGCCGTTCACCATCGCCATCGGCGAACGCATCGCCCAGCTGGTGCTGGTTCCGGTCGTGCAGGCGCACTTCGAGCTGGTCGAAAGCTTCGACGAAAGCCAGCGCGGTGCCGGCGGTTTCGGGCACTCCGGCAGCCACTGA
- a CDS encoding phosphomannomutase/phosphoglucomutase — translation MKLFQRTAKDTAELPEVSMPKVARSGPGARPELKSLLPAFGVSVLGVAAAGALLWGTLFGSAEQTHRQQLAGAWAESQAGSLRQALAQLAADTRAMASNPDLLPALSDPTRSHALESTLAHGHMDGLLDVYLNANGAATQDANRPGPLNYAALDMLHRVEMGQSVAPEAYRNGQRWLVYSATALRAQDNSVQGTLLLVVDLQRLLNALPPMASDVGQLTLAQKFGNSPAQTLLQRGEASDAPALNLSSGNPNWQLSFVPGQSITATLYSPALLAIATLLALSGGLLGIYLSVGGLQRRLRIDAQTLGQFIQELGGQRSAKAPELSLSVLQPLAQALARQPRRKTETNGNGNGTASPVAPIEAVPVKAEAYVRAAATPETQLVDPLFQNTDILDIDILDEDQDLLGLEQNPAMSTPKAPQLPASIFRAYDIRGVVGDTLTAETAYWVGRAIGSESLARGEPCVNVGRDGRLSGPELVQQLIQGLLDCGCQVTDIGMVPTPVLYFAANVLEGKSGVMLTGSHNPPNYNGFKIVVAGETLANEQIQALRERIENNDLASGVGSVQQVDILPRYFKQIRDDIPLAKPLKVVVDCGNGVAGVIAPQLIEALGCTVIPLFCDVDGTFPNHHPDPGKPENLEDLIAKVKETGADLGLAFDGDGDRVGVVTNEGTIIYPDRLLMLFAKDVVSRNPGADIIFDVKCTRRLISLISGYGGRPVMWKTGHSLIKKKMKETGALLAGEMSGHIFFKERWFGFDDGIYSAARLLEIISQDKRDSEHVFSAFPLDVSTPEINITVTDESKFTLIDALQRNGQWGEANLTTLDGVRVDYPKGWGLVRASNTTPVLVLRFEADSEAELERIKDVFRSQLKAVDPALTIPF, via the coding sequence GTGAAACTTTTCCAACGCACCGCCAAGGACACGGCCGAGTTGCCGGAAGTCAGCATGCCGAAGGTCGCGCGTAGCGGCCCGGGCGCCAGACCCGAGCTGAAGTCGCTGCTGCCGGCATTCGGCGTCTCGGTGCTCGGCGTCGCCGCCGCAGGCGCGTTGCTCTGGGGCACGCTGTTCGGCAGTGCTGAGCAGACCCATCGCCAGCAGCTCGCTGGCGCATGGGCAGAGAGCCAGGCCGGCTCGCTGCGTCAAGCCCTGGCGCAGCTCGCTGCAGACACCCGCGCCATGGCGAGCAACCCCGACCTGTTGCCTGCACTGAGCGATCCGACCCGCTCGCATGCGCTGGAAAGCACACTCGCCCATGGTCACATGGACGGGCTGCTGGACGTCTATCTGAACGCCAACGGCGCAGCCACGCAGGATGCCAATCGGCCAGGTCCGCTCAACTACGCCGCGCTGGACATGTTGCATCGCGTGGAAATGGGCCAGAGCGTTGCGCCAGAAGCCTATCGCAACGGCCAGCGTTGGCTGGTCTACAGCGCCACCGCGCTGCGCGCCCAGGACAACAGCGTCCAGGGCACTCTGTTGCTGGTAGTCGATCTGCAACGCCTACTCAACGCCCTGCCACCCATGGCTTCGGACGTCGGCCAGCTGACCCTCGCGCAGAAGTTCGGCAATTCGCCTGCCCAGACACTACTTCAGCGCGGCGAGGCCAGCGATGCACCGGCGCTCAACCTGAGCAGCGGCAACCCGAACTGGCAACTCAGCTTCGTTCCCGGCCAGAGCATCACTGCCACGCTCTACTCGCCGGCTCTGCTCGCCATCGCCACGCTGCTCGCGCTGAGCGGCGGCCTGCTGGGCATCTACCTCAGCGTCGGTGGCCTGCAACGCCGCCTGCGCATCGACGCCCAGACGCTCGGCCAGTTCATCCAGGAACTCGGCGGCCAACGCAGTGCCAAAGCTCCTGAGCTGAGCCTGTCGGTCCTGCAGCCGCTGGCCCAGGCACTGGCCCGCCAGCCACGCCGCAAAACGGAAACCAATGGAAACGGCAATGGCACCGCCAGCCCCGTTGCCCCGATCGAAGCCGTTCCGGTCAAGGCCGAAGCCTACGTCCGGGCAGCAGCCACCCCCGAAACACAGCTGGTCGACCCGCTGTTCCAGAACACCGACATTCTGGATATCGACATTCTTGATGAAGACCAGGATCTCCTGGGATTGGAGCAAAACCCCGCTATGAGCACGCCTAAAGCCCCGCAACTGCCCGCCAGCATCTTCCGCGCCTACGACATCCGCGGCGTGGTCGGCGACACCCTGACCGCCGAGACCGCCTACTGGGTAGGCCGCGCCATCGGCTCCGAGAGCCTGGCTCGCGGCGAGCCCTGTGTGAACGTCGGCCGCGACGGCCGCCTGTCCGGCCCCGAGCTCGTGCAGCAGCTGATCCAAGGCCTGCTCGACTGCGGCTGCCAGGTCACCGACATCGGCATGGTGCCGACCCCGGTGCTGTACTTCGCCGCCAACGTCCTGGAAGGCAAGTCGGGCGTGATGCTCACCGGCAGCCACAACCCGCCGAACTACAACGGCTTCAAGATCGTCGTCGCCGGCGAGACCCTGGCCAACGAGCAGATCCAGGCCCTGCGCGAGCGCATCGAGAACAACGACCTGGCTAGCGGTGTCGGCAGCGTGCAGCAGGTCGACATCCTGCCGCGCTACTTCAAGCAGATTCGTGACGACATCCCCCTGGCCAAGCCGCTGAAGGTGGTGGTCGACTGCGGCAACGGCGTTGCCGGCGTGATCGCCCCGCAATTGATCGAAGCCCTGGGCTGCACCGTGATCCCGCTGTTCTGCGACGTCGACGGCACCTTCCCCAACCACCACCCGGATCCGGGCAAGCCGGAAAACCTGGAAGACCTGATCGCCAAGGTCAAGGAAACCGGCGCCGACCTCGGCCTGGCCTTTGACGGCGACGGCGACCGCGTCGGCGTGGTGACCAACGAAGGCACCATCATCTATCCCGACCGCCTGCTGATGCTGTTCGCCAAGGACGTGGTCTCGCGCAACCCGGGCGCCGACATCATCTTCGACGTGAAATGCACCCGTCGCCTGATCTCGCTGATCAGCGGCTACGGCGGTCGTCCAGTGATGTGGAAGACCGGCCACTCGCTGATCAAGAAGAAAATGAAGGAAACCGGCGCCCTGCTGGCCGGCGAAATGAGCGGCCACATCTTCTTCAAGGAGCGCTGGTTCGGCTTCGACGACGGCATCTACAGCGCCGCTCGTCTGCTGGAGATCATCAGCCAGGACAAACGTGACAGCGAGCATGTGTTCTCTGCCTTCCCGCTGGACGTCTCAACTCCGGAAATCAACATCACCGTCACCGACGAGAGCAAGTTCACCCTGATCGATGCGCTGCAGCGCAACGGCCAATGGGGCGAAGCCAACCTCACGACCCTCGACGGCGTGCGTGTCGATTACCCGAAAGGCTGGGGCCTGGTCCGCGCCTCCAACACCACCCCGGTGCTGGTACTGCGCTTCGAGGCGGACTCCGAAGCCGAACTGGAACGCATCAAGGACGTGTTCCGCAGCCAACTCAAGGCGGTCGATCCCGCCCTGACCATTCCCTTCTGA
- the argB gene encoding acetylglutamate kinase yields MSQSRDDAAQVARVLAEALPYIRRFVGKTLVIKYGGNAMETDELKNSFARDVVLMKAVGINPVVVHGGGPQIGDLLNRLSIESHFIDGMRVTDAQTMDVVEMVLGGQVNKDIVNLINRHGGSAIGLTGKDAELIRAKKLTVTRQTPEMTKPEIIDIGHVGEVTGVNTDLLNMLVKGDFIPVIAPIGVGANGESYNINADLVAGKVAEALKAEKLMLLTNIAGLMDKQGQVLTGLTTEQVDSLIADGTIYGGMLPKIRCALEAVQGGVTSAHIIDGRVPNAVLLEIFTDIGVGTLITNRKHS; encoded by the coding sequence ATGTCCCAAAGCCGCGATGACGCCGCCCAGGTCGCCCGCGTCCTTGCCGAAGCCCTGCCGTACATCCGCCGCTTCGTCGGCAAGACGCTGGTCATCAAGTACGGCGGCAACGCCATGGAAACCGACGAGCTGAAGAACAGCTTCGCCCGCGACGTGGTGCTGATGAAGGCGGTCGGCATCAACCCGGTGGTGGTGCATGGTGGCGGCCCGCAGATCGGCGACCTGCTCAATCGCCTGTCGATCGAGAGCCACTTCATCGATGGCATGCGCGTCACCGACGCGCAGACCATGGACGTGGTGGAGATGGTCCTCGGCGGCCAGGTGAACAAGGACATCGTCAACCTGATCAACCGCCATGGCGGCAGCGCCATCGGCCTGACCGGCAAGGACGCCGAGCTGATTCGCGCGAAGAAGCTCACCGTGACCCGCCAGACGCCGGAGATGACCAAGCCGGAAATCATCGACATCGGCCACGTGGGCGAAGTCACCGGGGTCAATACCGACCTGCTGAACATGCTGGTCAAAGGCGACTTCATTCCGGTGATCGCGCCCATCGGCGTCGGTGCCAATGGCGAGTCCTACAACATCAACGCCGACCTGGTGGCCGGCAAGGTGGCCGAGGCGCTGAAAGCCGAGAAGCTGATGCTGCTGACCAACATCGCCGGCCTGATGGACAAACAGGGCCAGGTTCTCACGGGCCTGACCACCGAACAGGTCGACAGCCTGATCGCCGACGGCACCATCTACGGCGGCATGCTGCCGAAGATCCGCTGCGCCCTGGAAGCGGTGCAGGGTGGCGTGACCAGCGCACACATCATCGACGGCCGCGTACCCAATGCGGTGCTGCTGGAGATCTTCA